One Alphaproteobacteria bacterium genomic window, ACGACCCGATTTGTGGTCACTGATGACATTGATTAAATTATTAAAACATCAACGGGGGTATGATTCTATGGCGGTTGCATTTAACAAGGTTTTAGAGGGCCAAGGGTTTGAAATTGTCGCGGCCCAGGATTTAGCACCTGAATTGACATTTGAAACAGCAGGGGTTCAGACCAAGACTAAACCCAGCGCAACAGATAAAAAAAATATAGATCGCGCGATTGAGGTTTCACACACCATCGGCCGCGCGGACATTGGCGCATCCGTCGTTGTCGACAAACAGGTTATCGCAGTCGAAGCAGCCGAAGGTACGGCACGCATGCTGGCACGCGTGGTTGAAATGCGAAAATCAAAACGCAGGTCCAGTGGCGTTTTTGCAAAAATGACAAAACCTGGCCAGGATTTACGTATCGATATCCCGGCAATTGGGGTTGATACAGTCAACGCGGTTGCAGCGGCACATTTGCGCGGAATCGTTGTGAATACCAAGACATGCTTTGTTGTGAACAAACCGGCCGTAATTTCGCGGGCAAACGAACTGGGGATATTTATATTGGCATTGGATGAATAAAACAGCGCCCGAATGGGCGTTTTTTTATTTGTTGACCCAGATATTTATTTTTTACTAACATAATTTGTATGAGAAGAATGTTAATTCCTTTACTTTCACTGGTGTTATGCGCGTCCGCGTTTGGCGCGCAATATCGCGCGGCACTGGTTGCAGATATGGACACGGGACGCGTTTTATACCAAGAAAACGCAAACGAATTAAACTATCCGGCCAGTTTAACAAAAATTATGACACTGTATCTGACGTTTGATGCGTTGGAACATGGGCGATTGTCGTTGGATGATTATTTGATTGTGTCACAATCGGCGGCAAATGCAGAACCGGTAAAGTTGGGGCTGGCGGCGGGCTCAAAAATCCGCGTAGAAGACGCGATTAAGGCGGTTGCTGTATATAGCGCAAATGATGTCGCGCGTGTGTTGGCAGAAAACCTGAAGGGCGGCCAGGAAGAATCATTTGCAGATTTAATGACGCGCGTCGCACGCGAAATTGGACTGAATAATACAAATTTTGAAAATTCATCTGGACTGCCAAATGATGACCATATGTCAACGGCACGCGATATTGCATTGCTGTCAATGGCGGTGTATAAACACTTTCCACAGTATTGGCATTTCTTTGGAATAAAATCTTGGACATATAACGGAAAAACATACACCAACGGGAATCGACTGTTGACATCATTCAATGGCTGCGATGGAATGAAAACAGGATACACAAAAAAGTCTAAGTATTCGTTGGTTGCGACTGCACATCGTGGAAATACGCATTTAATGTCGGTGGTGTTGGGGGCAGAAAACAAAGATGTGCGCGCAAATGTCGCGGCACAGATGTTAAATCGTGGTTTTTCAATGTTGAACAGTGGTGCGCAACCAGTTGTAAAAAACACATATGTGCCACCAGTACAACAGACGGCGGTACAACAACCAACACCAACAACACAACACGCGACAACATTCGCCACGGCGTACAATACCGCAACCAGTCAGGCAATGCCTAAATATACAGGTGCAGCAATCACACCAAACAAAACAGGTGGCACAGGCGTTCAATTTGGCGCATTTTCCACGGAATCGGCCGCACAAACCCAGGTTGCAAATGTAAAAAGCAAATTGGGCGTTAGTGCAGTTGTTGAACCAACGGGGACGGGGCTGTATCGTGTGCGTGTATATGGACTGACCGATACGACGGCGGGTGAATTAAAAACAAAAGCGACCATGAACGGGATTGACAGTTATGTTTTTCATTAGTATTTTATATACGCTATGAATCCAAAAATTGAAAAATTGATTAAGTTATTTGCAAAATTGCCACGCGTTGGTTCACGTGGCGGACAACGCATTGCACTGTGTTTATTACAGGATAAAACCGGGCGGGCCGATGCGTTGGCGGCCGCAATTTTGGACGCCACACAAAATATTGCACCATGCCCAAGATGTGGCGTTTTGACAGACCGCGGGGGAACGGCCTGTGAATTTTGTCGCGACGCGGGGCGCGCGAATGGGCAACTGTGCATTGTGCGCGATTTGGCGGATGTTTGGACATTGGAAAAATCGTCTGTATTTCATGGCAGATATCATATTATCGGGGGACTGTTGTCGGGGGCGTCTGGCATATTGCCCCAGGATTTAAATATTGCAACATTGCCGGCCCGTATATCGGATGAAAAAATAACAGAAATTATTTTCGCACTGCCCAACACGGTCGAAGGCAAAACAACACAACATTACATTATGTCGTCGATTGGTGACGCAACAGGGGTGGCGTTTTCAGAACTGGCATCTGGTGTGCCGTTGGGCGGGGATTTAGATTATTTAGACGACGGAACATTAACGTTGGCGTTTGGGGGGCGTAAATCACTGTGACAAACGCGATTGAAAATTTACCACCAGTATCAGAAATGATGCGCGAATGTGGTTTAGAACCCAAGAAGCAATTTGGGCAAAACTTTTTATTCGATTTGAATTTAACGGGACGCATTGCGCGCAGCGTACCAGATATCGCAACCACACCCGTGGTCGAAGTTGGGCCGGGACCGGCAGGATTGACACGTGCGATTTTATTGGCGGGCGCGAAACGTGTGATTGCAATTGAAAAAGACAAGACAACCGCGCCTATTTTATCCCAGATTATTGATGCATCGGTGGGTCGATTAAGTGTTATTTATGAGGATGCGTTGCGGGTTGATTTTTCAAAACTGGGGCTGGATGAATATGCGGTGTGTGCGAATCTGCCGTATAATGTGGGGACAGAGTTACTGATTGGATGGTTAAAGAAAATTGCGGGCGGTGAAAAAATAAAATCATTAACACTGATGTTCCAGCGCGAGGTGGCGCAGCGTATCACAGCACACCCAGGCGACGAACATTATGGACGACTGGCGGTGTTAACATCGCTGATTGCGGACGCGCGCATTTTATTTGATGTGCCAAATACTGCATTCGTGCCACGCCCCAAGGTTCAATCCGCCGTTGTACAGATTATTCCAAACCCGGAAAAAATTGCCCGGTTAACAGACCTGGCAAAAATCGAACAGGTAACCGCAAAACTGTTTGGCCAGCGACGCAAAATGATTCGCGCAATTATGCCAAATGTTAATTGGACACAATTCGGATTGACCGGCACAGAACGCGCGGAAAATTTATCACCGGAAATGTTTGCATTGCTAGCAAATAATTTGTTATAGTTTTTATATCAGGACATAGTGAGGGGGGGGAGTTATATGTCTTTATCACTGTTGGCATTTTTTGCAATAGTATTTGCATTGGTTTATATGTTGCGCATGGCGCGTATTGGCGCGTTGGCTGCGTTTTTAATCGCAGGTGTTTTGTCGGGCCCATATGTGTTTGATTTATTCGAACTGTCCGACACATGGACATTCCTGGGGGATATGGGAATTATATTTTTGTGGTTTAATATAGGACTGGAAATAAATATGCGGCGTCTGTGGCGGATGCGACGGACAATATTTGGATTTGGCGCTGCCCAGGTGTTGATGGTTGCGGTTATGCTGTTTCCATTGTTGTTTGGGGTGACAACATGGACAATTATGGGTTGCATAATGGTGTCGATGATGCTGGCGATGTCCAGTACATCGGCTGATTTGCAATTGCTGACCGACCGCAATCAGCTAAACACCGAAATGGGGCGACAGACATTTTCGATTTTGTTGTTCCAGGATTTATTATCGATTCCACTGTTGGCAATGTTACCTGCGTTTGCAGGAAAGTCTTTTAGCCTGGGGGCAACTGCGATTGATGTTGTTGTAATATCGATTGCATTGATTGTGTCTGTAATTGTTATCGGGCGATTTGTGATGAACCCCGTTTTGCGACATGTTGGAAAATTAAAATCCAAAGAAGCGTTCCTGTTGGCTATTATGCTGAATATTGTAATTTGGGCGGTGTTGGTTGACCTGATGGGCTTGCCGGCGGGACTGGGGGCGTTTATGGCGGGTATGCTGATGTCTGAAACAATATACAGACACCAAATAACCGCAGAAATTTCACCATATGCAACATTATTCTTGGCATTTTTCTTTATATCACTGGGGATGGGGCTGAATTTACCACTGTTGGGCGATAACTGGTATATTGTGTTGTTTGGCCTGGTTGGGTTTATGGCGTTAAAATTTTTCGCAATTTATATGGTGGCACGTGTTCGTGGTGTCAAACCATATGATTCGGTAATGATTGCACTGATTCTGGCCCAGGGGGGCGAATTTGCATTGCTGATGTTGCAAACGATGAAAACCAGTGGCATTAATGCAATCCCGGCTGGTCACGAAGAAATATTGACAGCGATAATTATTCTGTCGATTATGATGACACCGTTGTTGTTGTGCCTGTTCGATTATTTACAGCGGCGCGGGAAATTATTTCCCCAGCATTTTCCACGTACACTGGATGATGCCGATGAAAATATTAAGCCGGATGTTATCGTGTGTGGTTTTGGGCGCGTTGGACAAATTGTATGCCAGATGTTGGACGCAAATAAAATCCCATACCTGGCAATCGATTTAGATGTAAATGCGGTTATGATGGGGCGCGAAATGGGATTTAATGTTGTTTATGGCGACACAACTAATCGCGATGTGATGGTTGATTTTGGATTAAAACCGCGGCGTGTCAAATCGGTTGTGGTGGCATTGGATAATGCGAATACCGCACGCAGATGTATATTGACGGTCAAATCAATCGCCCCACGGGTCAAGATTTTTGCACGGGCGCGAAACCTGGCAGATTCACAGATGCTGATGCGCGAAGGTGTTGAAACGGCATTACCAGAAACAATCGAATCATCGTTTATGTTGGGTTATAATGTGTTGGCGCATGTCGGCGTATCAGACGCAAAAATAAATGATTTAGTGTGCGATATGCGCAGTGATAATTATTCAGCATTATCCACCGTTATATCTGATAAGCACGATTAATATATGTCCCCAGATTCATGGGGACATTTTATTTGATTTTATACTTGCATATTGTTATATTGCAACCTATATAGGAAAGACATAAATGAAAAAGACAACTGTGATTTTATCGATTATTTTGGGTGCTGTTTTATTAGACCAGATAACCAAGGGGATATTGCTGTATCTGATAACAGGTACATTGCCGTTGGCGGGTGCTGCGTGGGATGTCGTGCCCGTGCCATATTTGATGGCGCACGTGTTTGATTTCTTTAATATTGTATTCACATGGAATCCAGGGACGTCATTTTCACTGTTTCGGGCGATGGGTGAATCTGCGCCAATGATATTGATTATTGCCACGGGATTTATAACGGGGTTCATTTTATACTATCTGTGTCGTCGTGCAAAATCGTACGAGGTTGTGCCACTGGCCTTGATTGCGGGGGGGGCAATTGGCAACTTGATTGACCGAATTCGTTTTGGCGCAGTTATCGATTTTCTGGATTTTCATGTTGGCGGGTGGCATTGGCCGGCATTTAATGTGGCAGATATTTGCATTGTTGTTGGTGTGGGGCTGTATCTGTTGTGTTTGTATATTGCGCGACGCAAGTGTTTGAAATCAATAAAGGATGGTAATTAATTATGGTTCAGTATTTGGATAAAAATTCAGGATTTAATATGTGGAATGCAAATAAAAATGCAGACCAAAAAAAATCACCTTTTTCGGGATTCTTGTGGTGGGCATTAATCTTTGTCGCCGCATGGTGGATGGTTGGCGTATTTATGTCGCCAAAACAGACCGCACAACAAACAGACACAACAAGTATCCAGGATATATCAAATGTGCCGGTTTCAAATATTGCATCCGATAAAATCACCGCATCTGTTCAGGGGCTGCGCATATCTGATGTCAAATTATCTGATTTTAATGTTGCGCCGGACACGGATGAAAATGTTGTCCTGATGGGCGCAGATGATAATTTTATTGAGGTTGGACTGATTGCCACCGGAACAACAACACCCGTTGCCACAACCGTTTGGAAACAGACCGATAATACATACACATGGCGTAATTCCGATGGGGTTGAATTTACGCGTTCAATTGTTCCGGATGGATATACGATTACAATCACAGACACAATTACAAACAAGTCGGGGCATGATGCAAGTTTTGCACCATATGCACGCGTTGTGCGTGATAATGATATGAAATCTGCGTCGGGTGTTGCAAGTGGTGCGGTTGCATATGTAAATTCCGATGTCGAAGATGTTATGTGGCAAAAACTGGACAAGAAATCATACGCATATTCGACGACAAATGGATTTGCAGGATTTGTTGATCAATACTGGGAAACGATTGTATCCATTGATACACCGGATCAAACAATCCGCGTCAAAAAAGTCGGGGATAAATACACAACTGATACCGCCGCCGGTGCAGTTACAGTTGCCAATGGCGCAAGCGCAACAATCACAACAAATATATTTGCCGGGCCACGCGATCAAAATGTTCTGGATGCGGTTGAATCTAAAATTCCAGGAATCGCTGAAACGATTGATTATGGTTGGTTCTGGTTCTTGGCACGGCCAATGCTGTGGGTGTTAAATGGGATTCATCATGTTGTGATGAACTATGGTGTTGCGATTATCATTATGACAATTTTGTTGCGTATGTTGATGTGGCCGCTGACACGCAAATCATATGTTTCAATGGCCGCAATGCAGAAAATGCAACCCGAAATGCAGCGTATTCAAAAACTGTATGCAAATGATAAAATGCGTTTACAGATGGAAATGATGAAACTGTACCAGACGCATAAAACATCGCCAATGTCGGGGTGTTTGCCAATGCTGATTCAGATTCCAATATTCTTTGCATTGTACAAGGCGTTGTTGGTATCGGTTCAGATGCGAAATGCGCATTTCTTGTGGATATCTGATTTGTCGGCGATGGACCCATACTTTATATTACCGATATTGATGGGCGCGACGATGTACCTGCAACAACGGTTGCAATCGCCAAAAACAAATACATCTGGCAACGATGTTGCGGCACAAACACAACGTATGATGCGTTGGATGCCGATATTGTTCACAATAATGTTTGCATGGATGCCGGCGGGACTGGTTCTGTATTGGACGGTGTCGAACATATTTGGCATAATCCAAATGCAGATTATAAAAAAGCAGGCACAATAAAAAAAAGTACTTGCATTTATTCCGGGAACGGTATAATATGCATAACGCTTTGGGGTTGTAGCTCAGCTGGTTAGAGCGTCTGCCTGTCACGCAGAAGGTCGCGGGTTCGAGCCCCGTCAATCCCGCCAGTATTTACACCGTCATTTCTGACGGTGTTTTTTTCTGTATCATCCCCGTGATGCACGGATAAAGGCATTAAACATTGGGTGGCCGGTGTATGGACTGGATTGAAATTCTGGGTGAAATTGGCCTGCAATGAAAAATGGATGATTTTTTAGTTCTATTATCTCGGGCAGTTTTCCGTCCGGACTGCGCCCTGATATTATCATGCCAGCGGACGCAAATTGTTGTTCCAATCCGATATCCATTTCATATCTATGACGATGACGTTCGGATATAGATGTCGCACCATATATTTTATGCGCCAATGTATCGGGCGTTACATCACACGGATATGCCCCCAGTCGCAATGTCCCACCCATATTTTCAGCATTATGATTCGCCATTATGCCAATAACAGGCGTGCAATCTGATGAAAACTCGGACGAGCCTGCGTTTTCAATCCCCAAAACATTTCGCGCAAATTCAATAACGGCAACCTGCATCCCCAGGCATATTCCCATGTATGGAATACCATTTTCACGGGCATATCGTGCAGCTGCAATTTTGCCGTCGACACCGCGCGCACCAAATCCGCCCGGCACCAAAATCCCCGCAACATCACGACAATCGTCAGGTGTGAATTTTTCGGCGTCTATTTTTTTCAAATTTACATGCACATTGTTTTGGATGCCGGCGTGGAACAAGGCCTCGTTCAATGATTTATAGGCATCGGGTACGTTAAAGTATTTCCCAACAATGCCAATGTTTACCGTTGGTAAATCGGCCGACAGATAATTTTCGATGCGTTCAAATCGCGTCATGTCCCCACGCGCATGCGGCAAATCAAAATGGTCGGCAATAATATCAAATACATGTTGGGATTCATATGCCAATGGAATTTTATAAATGTTATCAACATCTATGCCGCTGATGACACTTTTGGCCGGGATGTTACAGAACATGCCGATTTTATCGCGTTCACCGGCCGTCAACATGCGCGGCGTGCGTACGATTAACATATCGGCCTGAATCCCGTTTTCCAGTAATTGGCGCACAGACATTTGGGTCGGCTTGGTTTTTAGTTCGCCGGACTTTTCCAAATATGGCGCAAGTGTTAAGTGCACAAACATTACATTTTTGCGGCCAACGTCATTGGCAAACTGACGAATGGATTCCAGGAATATTTTACCTTCGATATCACCGACAGTGCCGCCGATTTCACAAACAACAAAGTCTGTGTCGGTGGGGGCAGATATGTATTCTTTGATTTTGTTTGATACATGTGGAATCATCTGGACCGTTGCCCCCAGGTAATCACCATGGCGTTCGGCATTTAAAACGTCCCAATATATGCGACCGCCCGATACCGAATCATTACGCGACAGGCGCGCCCCCAGAAATCGTTCATAATACCCCAGGTCCAAGTCTGTTTCATAGCCGTCGTTCGTCACATAGACTTCGCCATGTTGGAACGGTGACATAGTGCCCGGATCAACATTTAAATACGGATCGAATTTTCGTGCGTGTACAGTATACCCCCGCGATTGAAGAAGGGCGCCACAACCTGCTGCTGCGACGCCCTTGCCAAGACTTGAAACAACCCCACCAGTGATAAATATATATTTTGCCATAAGTGCCCCCTTATGGAATTTTATCATACGACAGAATCGGAATATTCGCAATGACACATATAGGATTTTATATGATTTTTGGTATTGCCCGAAATTGTATAACACGGTATACTAAAATGTATTCCCCCCATAAAAAATCTTTGGCTTGTATTGATACGGAATAAATTCCTATAATTTCCCTATGCGGGATTGGTTGGATAATCAGTATCAAAATCTGTTTTTATATGTGCCATTCTTACTGGCCGGTGGCGCAGCGTTGTATTTTACAATGTCGGACGAGCCAGGACTGATTTTTGCATATATTGGTTTGCTGATTTCATCAGGTGCGATTTTTATAAAACGTGTGCCGAATATTCTGCGCGCGATGTTAGTTTTTATTTTTGGCTTTTGCTATGCGTGTGTGTTTACCGACTTAATAGACACACCAAAACTGAGATACAACAAACACAATTTAACCGTTGTTGGAATGGTTCAAAATATAGATTACACAGATGAAAAATCCAGAATATATTTGTCTGTGGCGGCGAACGACATTGGCGCAGGTGACGGAACGGCAACCGTGCGCGTATCAATGGATGGCAACATTACAACACCACAGATTGGTGATGTTATAAGTGCGAACATAGGTTTGTTCAAACCGTCGGTGGCATACGCGCCCGAAACATTTGATTATGCACGCTGGGCGTACTTTAATGGTTTAAGCGCAACAGGATATATCAATGATTTTCAGGTAATCGAATCGGGTGGTACGGGTGGCATAAACAGCATGCGCAATTTTATTCATGGGCGTGCAAATTCATTCTTGGTTGACAGTTTGGTGTTGGGATATAAAAACGCAGTGCCAGCCGACGACAATCCGATATGGACCGCAACCGGTATCGGGCACGTGTGGTCAATCAGTGGATTTCATATGACGTTGGTGGGCGGTTGGATATTTTTGATATTCTATTTCTTGTTTCGGGCAATTCCATATATAACACGTCGTGTACCGGCACGAATTCCGGCAATGGGATTTGCATGGATTGGGTTGCTGGGGTATTTGTTTTTGTCGGGTGTGGATATTGCAACTGTACGCGCGTTCATTATGACAACCTTGATATTTTTGGCGTTTATGGTTGGGCGCAGCGCGATTTCATTGCGGAATATTGCACTGGCGTTTTGTTTTATATTCTTGATGAATCCCCACTATGTTATGCAGGCGGGTTTTCAGTTGTCATTTGCGGCGGTGTTTGGACTGGTTTGGGTGTATTCAGATGTAAAACCAAAAATGCCACGTAACAAATTACTCAAAGCCATTTGGGTGTGCGCAATTACGTCTGTTGTGGCAACAGTATTTACCGCGCCATTTGTTGCGATGCACTTTGGTGCAATTCCGATTTATGGCTTGATTGGGAATTTAATCCTGTTGCCGATATTTTCGTTTGCAATTATGCCACTGATTTTAATTGGCGCGTTGTTTGGTGGTGGTGCGCCGATTGAATGGGCACATACGTTGTATGATTTTGCACTGGATATCGCGCAATATATTGCAAGTATTCCATTTGCCACAATTACTGTACCACATATATCAAACGTAGCGGCGATGTGTTTCATTGTTTCGTTTATGACACTGGTATTAATCAGACCAATTAAAATTAAGATAAATTACATTTTGTTCGGTGTGCTTTGTGCGGTTGGTGTTGGGATTGTGCATTTGTCGCCACGACCGATGTTTTATGCAACGCACGATAATGAACTGGTCGCATTTGTTCGGGATGATGGGAAACTGGAATTTAACAAATCGCGCGCGTCAAATCACTATTTCGCGTTCGATACGTGGAAGAAAATAAATGGCGAACAAACCAACACACCAAACCCACGACGCAAACATGACAAAGGCGTGTACAGGTATGGCGATATTGTCTATGTTCAAAAGTTTGTACCATTGATGAAAAATATTAGTGCAATGTGCGCGGATGACAGTGTTCGATACATCGTTTCATATTTTGATATTAAGTCGAAGAGTTGCGCGCATAAAATCATGAGTGGTGGATTTGTTATTTATCCAGGTGGGCGCGTAAAGTATATTCAGCAAAATCGGCGGTGGCATTAATAATCTGCGCGGATGAAATACAGACCAGACGCCGGCGCGGTTGGGCCGGCCGCCGCACGATTTTTTGCAGCCAAGATTTCATCAATATCGTATGGCTTGCCCAGGCCGATTTCAATCAGCGTGCCAACAATGTTGCGCACCATGTGGTGCAAAAATGAACGCGCAGAAAATTCAAAAATAATTTCGTCACCGTTTTGCGTTATTTCGATTTTATCTAATGTTTTTATTGGGGACTTGGCCTGGCATTCAGATGCGCGAAAACTGGTAAAATCATGATTACCAATCAATTTATTCGCCGCCACGCGCATTGCGTCAATATCCAGGTGACGCGGCACCCAGTATACACGATTTTTCTGTAACACAGGTGCGGCGGCGCGATTTAAAACCACATATTTATAATGACGCGCGATGCAATTGAAACGCGCACTAAAATCATCCGGCGTAATTTCACATGCCAGCACAGATACAGGCGCGCCCGTCAGATAAAAATTCAGCGCACGCATAACCGTTTGGGCATCATAATCGCCATCAATATCGGTATGTGCCGTCATGGCAACGGCATGAACCCCAGAATCTGTGCGGCCCGCACCAACAACATCCACACGCGCGCCACAGAATTTTTCAATTGCGTCTTTGACAAGCGATTGAACCGATGGGCCTTGGCGATTTTCTTGCCAGCCGATTAGGTCTGTGCCGTCATATTCCAAGATTAATTTATAGCGTGTCATCAGATTAACGACCGTTCCATTTACGTTGCTGGTACATCTGGGCCAGTTTAAAATCTGCACATTTTTCAGTTGGCGCAACCATGCGTGGTCCCCATGTCAGTAATTCCATTAAACTGACATTATAACACGCCGGCGAATCAAGATGATAGCCAAAGTTTTCACAATATTTACAATGATTTTCAACCATCGGTATATGTTCAAATTTATTGCAATGTTCTATGTTTGGGCGTTCAACTGTGCGCAAACCCATCAACATGCGCAGAAACAGCCCACGATCACCACATGCAATACCACCACGACGTTCAACACTGTGAACGCAATTTAAACAACATTTATCCATTATAATTGGGCCATCACTATATTCCATTTCTTATTCCCCATATTTAATTGCTGCACCGCGCAGACCGTTAACAAAACTTGTCCAATCCATGGGATTTTTTCCCGCTGGCTGGACACGCAGGATGCGTAAATTATCATTATCGATTTTTGTTTGCAATAACTTTATATCAATACCATTGATTTTTGTGCGGCCGCATCCCAGCGCACGAATCTGGTTGTGAATTTCACGTGCACTGCGTGACCAATCAATGATTTCATCTGTGCCTGTCCACTTATGTGTATATGTTGGTGTGCCGGTTTGCGGAATCGGCGCATAGCCCATCGGATTCGACAAATATTCAACCAGCATTTCAGACCCAATTTCAGACACACGATTTTCAATTGTTTCATTTGTATCATCAATACCAATTTCGAATTCACGACACATAAATATATCGCCTGCG contains:
- a CDS encoding methionyl-tRNA formyltransferase yields the protein MKLVLMGTNAFVVPIFDAIKNAGHEIMAVFTRAPKPMGRKKVLTPSPVHTWAENNGLTVHTNINEYNYSPDMVVVISYGVILRDNVLSSAPVINIHPSCLPQYRGPSPIRTAIYNGDEKSAVCLMAVTPELDAGDIFMCREFEIGIDDTNETIENRVSEIGSEMLVEYLSNPMGYAPIPQTGTPTYTHKWTGTDEIIDWSRSAREIHNQIRALGCGRTKINGIDIKLLQTKIDNDNLRILRVQPAGKNPMDWTSFVNGLRGAAIKYGE